A portion of the Ferrovum sp. JA12 genome contains these proteins:
- a CDS encoding DUF6502 family protein, with protein MVSKKIKLDPQLVLKQTLIIMQPLILWLLRSGVRHPEFSVAIKQVFLEQASQELTRLGVKQTDSALSLLSGLHRKDVRSLIPVLQQLVESGGDRPRELLGKPTLPSQIMTRWLASGWQDILPLTGDNRSFEKLVRQVSSDVHPRSVINELERLGMIEVDEQQVRLIRDAFVPDPSMVEAGNLLAGSTADHLAAGVHNLSDMNDHKFLEQSVFADGLTEQSIIELENLAKALWLQVMSSLIEAAVPLSDKDEPNGGDQRIRIGMFCYSEPIHSNSNTLPKKNKNNNNEMISNKNNKSSDPQSVAKRNETS; from the coding sequence ATGGTTAGTAAAAAAATAAAACTTGATCCGCAATTGGTATTAAAACAAACGTTGATCATTATGCAGCCTCTGATTTTGTGGCTGTTAAGGTCTGGTGTCCGCCATCCTGAATTTTCTGTGGCAATTAAACAGGTTTTTTTAGAACAAGCCTCGCAAGAATTAACACGCCTTGGCGTAAAACAAACGGATTCTGCTTTAAGTCTTTTGTCTGGTTTACATCGTAAAGATGTGCGCTCTCTTATTCCTGTCCTACAACAATTAGTTGAATCAGGGGGGGATCGACCCCGTGAACTGTTAGGTAAACCTACTCTTCCCTCACAAATTATGACTCGCTGGTTAGCCAGTGGTTGGCAGGATATACTTCCTTTAACAGGAGATAACCGCTCTTTTGAAAAGTTAGTCCGGCAAGTTTCCTCAGATGTCCATCCGCGCTCTGTAATTAATGAATTAGAACGCCTTGGGATGATTGAAGTGGACGAACAGCAAGTCCGTTTAATCCGTGATGCCTTTGTCCCTGATCCCTCTATGGTTGAAGCTGGAAATTTATTAGCGGGTAGTACAGCGGATCATCTTGCTGCTGGCGTCCATAATCTTTCTGACATGAATGATCATAAATTTCTTGAACAGAGTGTTTTTGCCGATGGGCTTACAGAGCAATCCATTATTGAATTAGAAAATCTTGCTAAAGCGCTATGGTTACAAGTGATGAGTTCTTTAATTGAAGCGGCTGTCCCTTTAAGCGATAAAGATGAGCCCAATGGAGGCGACCAAAGAATTCGTATTGGTATGTTTTGTTATAGCGAACCTATTCACTCAAACTCGAACACATTACCAAAAAAAAATAAAAACAATAATAATGAGATGATTTCCAATAAAAACAATAAATCCTCTGATCCGCAATCTGTTGCCAAACGAAATGAAACATCTTAG
- a CDS encoding type IV secretory system conjugative DNA transfer family protein: MSTNSHNTPPTLSTTRDMNVVKLILLTYSLWWLMGIVLPNNLPPISLYLFITNLSLPTDFAMKCLICMGLFGTLYRYERHNFILRNLQTHHGSARWASTKQVIATGLMDSKQKDGVYLGSYQDSTGRHYLRHQGDEHILVFAPTRSGKGIGIVIPTLLGWQSSALVHDIKGENFHHTSGYRQQVLKQRILKFEPTSHDSHCFNPLNEIRLGSEFETRDVQNIATMIVDPDGRGLNDHWAKTGFDLLVGVILHVLYAETDKSLSRVQSLLSTPGKSIEQVMREIQNTHHLGHSPHPLVMQSTQSFLNKAPNEASGVLSTALSFLSLYKDEVIAQHTRHSDFTLESLMQETTTLYLIVPPSDKDRLKPLIRLIINQVVRRLTEKMYFDGTGQGKSQYHHRLLLLLDEFPSLGKLDIFQESLAFIAGYGLKALLIVQDISQLHTAYGREESIISNCHIRVAYAPNKIETAELLSRMLGNTTLGQSQQQYSGSRFAMMLNHTSQSIHYSGRPLLTADEAMRLSPEHALVMVTGHAPIFANKIRYFEEQLFYYRLLPAAKLDIGQS; the protein is encoded by the coding sequence ATGTCAACGAACTCTCACAATACTCCCCCAACACTCTCCACCACTCGTGATATGAATGTAGTAAAACTTATCTTACTGACCTATTCGCTATGGTGGCTAATGGGTATTGTTCTACCGAATAATCTCCCGCCGATAAGCCTATACCTATTCATTACCAACTTAAGTTTACCTACTGATTTTGCCATGAAGTGCCTAATATGCATGGGGCTATTTGGTACTCTATACCGCTATGAAAGACACAATTTTATTCTACGCAACCTTCAAACACATCATGGTTCAGCCAGATGGGCCTCAACAAAACAAGTGATAGCAACTGGATTAATGGATAGCAAACAAAAGGATGGCGTGTATCTGGGATCCTATCAAGATAGTACAGGGCGCCATTATCTAAGACATCAAGGCGATGAACATATTTTGGTATTCGCGCCCACCCGCAGCGGCAAGGGTATTGGTATTGTCATACCTACTTTACTGGGTTGGCAATCCTCTGCACTAGTTCATGACATCAAAGGGGAAAACTTTCATCATACTAGCGGTTATAGACAACAGGTATTAAAACAACGAATCTTGAAGTTTGAACCTACCTCTCACGATTCTCACTGTTTTAATCCTTTGAATGAAATTCGGTTAGGTAGCGAATTTGAAACCCGTGATGTGCAGAATATAGCAACCATGATTGTCGATCCAGACGGACGCGGGCTCAATGATCATTGGGCCAAGACAGGTTTTGATTTGTTAGTTGGTGTGATTTTGCATGTACTCTATGCTGAAACTGATAAATCCCTGAGTCGTGTTCAATCTTTGCTCTCAACACCGGGAAAAAGTATCGAGCAAGTGATGAGAGAGATACAAAATACTCACCATCTTGGACACTCTCCTCACCCCCTAGTCATGCAGTCAACCCAAAGCTTTCTCAATAAAGCTCCTAATGAAGCATCGGGCGTCCTATCCACCGCATTGTCTTTTCTTTCATTATACAAAGATGAAGTGATAGCTCAACACACAAGACATTCTGACTTTACACTAGAAAGCCTTATGCAAGAAACCACCACACTCTACCTCATCGTCCCTCCCTCCGACAAAGATCGATTAAAACCTTTAATTCGCTTGATCATCAATCAAGTGGTAAGACGCCTTACGGAAAAAATGTATTTTGATGGGACAGGTCAAGGTAAAAGTCAGTACCATCACCGACTATTATTACTACTTGATGAATTCCCAAGTCTTGGTAAATTAGATATTTTTCAAGAGTCTCTGGCATTTATTGCTGGCTATGGACTAAAAGCCCTATTAATTGTCCAAGACATTAGTCAGTTGCATACCGCCTACGGTAGAGAAGAATCTATCATAAGTAATTGCCACATTCGTGTGGCCTACGCACCTAACAAAATTGAGACAGCAGAATTATTATCCCGGATGCTGGGCAATACCACCTTAGGACAATCTCAACAGCAGTACTCAGGGTCACGCTTTGCGATGATGTTAAACCATACCTCCCAAAGCATACATTATTCAGGACGTCCTTTGCTCACTGCCGATGAGGCTATGCGCCTGTCTCCAGAGCATGCGCTCGTAATGGTCACCGGCCATGCACCAATTTTTGCTAACAAAATTCGCTATTTTGAAGAACAGCTGTTCTATTACAGACTGTTACCTGCCGCCAAGCTTGATATTGGTCAATCCTAA
- a CDS encoding phosphoglycerate dehydrogenase produces MANIFSIQTLNKISHDGLKRFPQPQYLIGNEVEKPDAILVRSQNMHDMPIPTSVIAIARAGAGTNNIPIPVMSERGVPVFNAAGANANAVKELVLAGMLMAARNIIPSLQFTASLRGDDATLHQLVEEGKKSFVGSELKGRSLGVVGLGAIGRLVADMALALGMKVYGFDPEITVDAAWSLSASVKKCNTIEELLRHCDFVSLHVPLLPATRGLMNAQRLAVLKKNAILLNFSRDAIVDTEAVIASLDNKHLRYYVCDFPEVKIAGHAQVIALPHLGASTNEAEENCAVMVVDQVRDYLEHGNLTNSVNFPNLFMARESNHRLSIAHNNVPNMLGQISTTLAKASVNIHNMINKSRGDLAYTLVDNDSPIIEKVVKELKTIPGVLLVRNLPMLDL; encoded by the coding sequence ATGGCTAATATTTTTTCAATTCAAACACTTAACAAAATCTCTCATGATGGCTTAAAGCGCTTTCCTCAACCCCAATACTTAATAGGTAATGAAGTTGAGAAACCGGATGCTATCTTGGTACGCTCGCAAAATATGCATGATATGCCTATCCCAACCTCCGTGATTGCTATAGCCAGAGCTGGGGCAGGAACTAACAATATCCCTATTCCCGTTATGAGTGAGAGGGGGGTCCCCGTATTTAATGCGGCGGGTGCCAATGCTAATGCCGTGAAAGAACTGGTCTTAGCGGGGATGTTAATGGCAGCCAGAAATATTATTCCCTCCCTCCAGTTTACCGCTTCGTTAAGGGGCGATGATGCAACACTTCACCAATTGGTGGAGGAGGGAAAGAAAAGCTTTGTGGGGTCGGAACTCAAGGGGAGATCTCTGGGCGTAGTGGGTTTAGGCGCCATAGGTCGATTGGTAGCAGATATGGCTTTAGCCTTGGGGATGAAAGTGTATGGATTTGATCCTGAAATTACGGTGGATGCTGCCTGGAGTCTGTCTGCGTCCGTTAAAAAATGTAATACCATTGAGGAGCTTTTGCGCCATTGTGATTTTGTTAGCTTACATGTACCGCTCTTACCCGCTACGAGAGGTTTGATGAATGCCCAACGACTTGCCGTCCTGAAAAAAAATGCAATTTTACTAAATTTTTCTCGGGATGCGATTGTCGATACGGAGGCTGTTATAGCGAGTCTTGATAATAAGCATTTACGTTATTATGTCTGTGATTTTCCTGAGGTGAAAATAGCAGGGCATGCACAAGTGATAGCGCTCCCTCATTTGGGCGCTTCCACTAATGAGGCAGAGGAGAACTGTGCTGTGATGGTGGTAGATCAAGTGAGAGACTACCTTGAGCATGGTAATTTAACCAATTCGGTAAACTTCCCAAATCTTTTTATGGCGAGAGAATCAAACCATCGCTTGAGTATTGCACATAATAATGTTCCCAATATGTTAGGACAAATTTCTACCACTCTTGCAAAGGCCTCAGTCAATATTCATAACATGATTAATAAATCCCGAGGGGACTTGGCTTATACCTTAGTAGACAATGACTCACCTATTATTGAGAAAGTAGTGAAAGAGTTAAAGACAATACCTGGTGTATTGTTAGTTCGAAATTTACCTATGTTGGATCTCTAA
- a CDS encoding S26 family signal peptidase: MKPLYKFYLMSSPILIMGICIISDYRFNFTSSEAIGIWQISALHNTLHHGDHILVCHRVITPLLHSRCTPCLIKTVVGVPGDRISLESNGVFINQYLLPQSKPYPTKQYFPLHHLTLSANQYWVYGSHLPTLSLDSRYVGPISMTDVLAIAKPILIFPSIMDSTWKVNFKSFIQDNLVHYKNILVTLF; encoded by the coding sequence ATGAAACCCCTATACAAATTTTATCTCATGAGTAGCCCTATCCTCATCATGGGGATATGCATTATTTCAGACTATCGTTTTAACTTTACCAGTTCTGAGGCAATCGGGATTTGGCAAATCAGTGCATTACACAATACCCTACATCATGGCGACCACATACTAGTGTGTCATCGTGTCATCACTCCCCTTCTGCACTCTAGATGTACACCATGTCTCATCAAGACGGTTGTTGGCGTGCCTGGGGACCGAATTAGCTTAGAGTCTAATGGAGTATTCATTAATCAATATTTACTACCACAGAGCAAGCCTTACCCCACGAAACAGTATTTTCCTCTTCATCATCTTACCTTAAGCGCTAATCAGTATTGGGTATATGGCAGTCATCTACCCACTCTTTCATTAGATTCACGCTATGTTGGTCCTATATCAATGACAGATGTGTTGGCTATCGCTAAACCAATTCTTATTTTTCCTTCAATCATGGACTCAACATGGAAAGTCAACTTCAAGAGTTTCATTCAAGACAATTTAGTGCACTACAAAAATATCTTGGTGACATTGTTTTAA
- the trbB gene encoding P-type conjugative transfer ATPase TrbB — protein sequence MESQLQEFHSRQFSALQKYLGDIVLTYLNDPNITELLFNTDGHLWVDHRSEGLCKKEKLNLLQVQLAIETLASLKKTKVDHDTPILECELPFNHARFEAVIPPLVQQPIFSIRKSLSRPIALIDYIHQGIMTLHQHDQMIHALTAHHNILVVGGTGSGKTTLAYALLNEIQQRYPKERLILLEDTPEIKLHNANSVSMTTANDISLTRLLKTTLRLRPDRIIVGEVRGSEALALLKAWNTGHPGGISTLHANDAQGALFRLEQLIEEGGTSINRQLIAHSIDLIIVMNKTIQGRQVCEMKYCTEYSSEQYHLENYDFFPPQLINYDLFSGAEYDSSFTKNPLLTPSNKCSLVTPN from the coding sequence ATGGAAAGTCAACTTCAAGAGTTTCATTCAAGACAATTTAGTGCACTACAAAAATATCTTGGTGACATTGTTTTAACTTATCTCAATGATCCTAATATAACGGAATTACTCTTTAACACCGATGGCCATCTATGGGTTGACCATCGTAGCGAAGGATTATGCAAAAAAGAAAAACTGAATCTTCTCCAAGTTCAATTAGCCATTGAAACCTTAGCTAGTTTAAAAAAAACCAAAGTGGATCATGACACCCCCATTCTTGAATGTGAATTGCCTTTTAATCATGCGCGCTTTGAAGCTGTCATTCCACCCTTAGTACAGCAGCCAATATTTTCCATCAGAAAATCATTGAGTCGCCCCATTGCTTTAATTGACTATATTCATCAAGGCATCATGACGCTTCATCAACATGACCAAATGATCCATGCATTAACAGCACATCACAATATTCTAGTGGTGGGGGGAACCGGCAGTGGTAAAACCACTCTGGCCTATGCACTCCTCAATGAAATACAACAACGCTATCCTAAAGAGCGATTAATTCTTTTAGAAGATACTCCGGAAATTAAGCTTCATAACGCTAACTCTGTTTCAATGACGACAGCGAACGATATCTCTTTAACTCGCTTACTTAAAACAACACTGAGGTTACGTCCTGATCGAATCATTGTGGGCGAAGTACGAGGTAGCGAAGCCTTAGCTTTACTCAAAGCATGGAACACCGGCCACCCTGGAGGAATCTCAACATTGCATGCTAACGATGCGCAGGGTGCTTTATTTCGTCTAGAGCAACTCATTGAAGAAGGAGGTACTTCAATAAATCGACAATTGATCGCTCACAGCATAGATTTAATTATTGTGATGAATAAAACTATTCAAGGACGACAGGTATGTGAAATGAAATACTGTACCGAATATAGCTCAGAGCAGTATCACTTAGAAAATTATGATTTTTTTCCTCCACAACTGATTAATTATGATCTTTTCTCTGGAGCTGAATATGATTCATCGTTTACAAAAAACCCTTTGCTTACCCCTTCTAATAAGTGCTCTTTGGTTACCCCTAACTAG
- the serC gene encoding 3-phosphoserine/phosphohydroxythreonine transaminase yields the protein MAIYNFSAGPAVLPDVVIKQAQQELANWQDSGMSVMEMSHRGPEFMSIHEQAKQNLRELLNIPNNYHILFLQGGASQQFSMVPMNLAAMSNEVDYLHTGEWSKKAIAEAKKIAQVNIVANAEDKHFTYVPDFSTWTLNPHAAYLHITPNETIGGVEFYDLPQTGQVPIVADMSSTILSRPFDVSRFGLIYAGAQKNMGIAGLTTVIIREDLVGKAKAGTPAMMDYKVHADNDSMYNTPPAFSIYMAGLVFKWLQANGGLEAMAKLNLQKAKLVYDTIDASQDFYQSPVAISNRSWMNIPFTLHNNELDKPFLKGAEGRGLLQLKGHRSVGGMRASIYNAMPIEGVVALTQYMKEFQQQNG from the coding sequence ATGGCGATTTATAATTTTAGTGCTGGACCTGCAGTGCTTCCAGATGTGGTCATTAAACAAGCTCAACAAGAATTAGCAAATTGGCAGGATAGTGGTATGTCTGTGATGGAGATGTCTCATCGCGGTCCAGAATTTATGTCTATTCATGAACAGGCAAAGCAAAATTTAAGAGAATTGTTAAATATTCCCAACAATTACCATATTCTATTTTTGCAAGGTGGGGCCAGCCAACAGTTTTCTATGGTACCCATGAACTTAGCTGCCATGAGTAATGAGGTGGATTATTTACATACGGGTGAATGGTCAAAAAAAGCTATAGCCGAGGCTAAAAAAATAGCGCAGGTAAATATTGTGGCTAACGCAGAGGACAAACATTTTACTTATGTTCCTGATTTTTCCACTTGGACATTAAACCCCCACGCGGCTTACTTACACATTACCCCTAATGAAACCATTGGTGGTGTGGAGTTTTATGATTTACCCCAAACAGGACAAGTCCCAATTGTGGCGGATATGTCCTCCACCATACTCTCACGCCCCTTTGATGTGAGTCGATTTGGACTTATCTATGCGGGTGCGCAAAAAAATATGGGCATTGCCGGATTAACTACGGTGATAATTCGAGAGGACCTCGTTGGTAAGGCTAAAGCCGGAACTCCAGCTATGATGGATTATAAAGTTCATGCTGATAATGACTCCATGTATAACACTCCGCCAGCTTTCTCTATCTATATGGCAGGCTTAGTATTTAAATGGCTACAAGCCAACGGTGGATTAGAGGCGATGGCTAAATTAAACCTTCAAAAAGCGAAGCTGGTCTATGACACTATCGATGCTAGCCAAGACTTTTATCAGTCTCCCGTTGCCATATCTAACCGTTCATGGATGAATATCCCCTTTACTTTACACAATAATGAGTTAGATAAACCCTTCTTGAAGGGGGCTGAAGGGCGTGGCTTGCTACAATTAAAAGGTCATCGCTCTGTTGGGGGTATGCGCGCATCCATTTATAATGCTATGCCAATCGAAGGTGTAGTGGCCTTAACACAGTACATGAAGGAGTTTCAACAGCAAAATGGCTAA
- the serB gene encoding phosphoserine phosphatase SerB, with protein MTIFYTVLQSSHPFSQTLISELIPHYPINQINEHLIYLSSTAINNHLLTIAEKHLIDIACIPDTRKLSNVSLIVMDMDSTLITIECIDEIADFMGIKSQVAAITESAMRGEIDFPESLRRRVSLLKGLPESTLSQVYEERLHITPGGEDMLSHFHQQGIETLLVSGGFNFFTEKLQKKLNITYSKANTLEIKNGLLTGQVVGDIIDAKAKAYWLNYYLHNQKEPKEVVAIGDGANDLLMMKEADISIAYHAKPIVRKEATHALTRVDLSGVIPLLEIQHR; from the coding sequence ATGACAATTTTTTATACAGTTTTACAATCTTCCCATCCCTTTAGCCAAACCCTTATCAGTGAATTAATTCCTCATTACCCGATAAATCAAATCAATGAACATTTGATTTATTTATCTTCTACAGCGATCAATAATCATTTACTCACTATTGCAGAAAAACATCTTATTGATATTGCTTGCATTCCTGATACCAGAAAATTATCGAATGTATCTTTAATAGTCATGGATATGGATTCAACACTCATTACTATAGAGTGTATTGATGAGATTGCCGATTTTATGGGTATAAAATCACAAGTAGCTGCAATCACAGAAAGCGCTATGCGTGGAGAAATAGATTTTCCAGAAAGCTTAAGACGACGAGTGAGTCTATTAAAGGGTTTACCAGAATCCACCTTATCACAGGTCTATGAGGAAAGGTTACATATCACTCCTGGAGGAGAAGACATGTTGTCACATTTTCATCAACAGGGTATTGAGACTTTGTTAGTGTCGGGGGGATTTAACTTTTTCACAGAAAAACTACAAAAAAAACTAAATATCACTTACTCTAAAGCGAATACCTTGGAAATAAAGAATGGCTTATTAACCGGTCAAGTTGTCGGAGACATCATTGATGCGAAAGCCAAAGCCTACTGGCTCAACTACTACTTACACAATCAAAAAGAACCAAAAGAAGTGGTTGCCATTGGCGATGGCGCAAATGATTTATTAATGATGAAGGAAGCCGATATCAGTATTGCCTATCACGCAAAGCCAATTGTTAGAAAAGAAGCCACCCATGCCTTAACACGGGTGGATTTAAGTGGCGTAATACCTCTATTAGAGATCCAACATAGGTAA
- a CDS encoding zincin-like metallopeptidase domain-containing protein: protein MSDIRNIILQEFVQKLLLLIDKNQLPPWQKPWNEGATTNQQKPYNPLTQQFYQGINSLHLSLTAELNHFLDPRWVGFNQANKAGWSIRSQQKGTVIYLPIKKIIKADVRDGQGVATNTETAKDRISYRLTRVFNAEQISGIPPLEKSNTVITEFKNHNPLPIIAQRLGVSVIETSSDLAYYSPHLDMIKLPLSHQFTSIYGRESTFAHELTHASGSIQRLARDQTGQFGSRAYCIEEITAEIGAFLLCRELELHFTAVHPDQTQEQHLSYTAHWIELLKKETVSIELAIKQALEATKFLYQQWQIEQMIQQFQTVNV, encoded by the coding sequence ATGAGCGACATAAGGAATATTATCCTGCAGGAGTTTGTCCAGAAACTGCTTCTTCTGATCGATAAGAATCAACTACCTCCTTGGCAAAAACCTTGGAATGAAGGAGCAACAACAAATCAACAAAAACCCTATAATCCGCTGACCCAGCAATTCTACCAAGGAATAAACTCCCTTCACCTATCACTCACAGCAGAGCTTAATCACTTCCTAGACCCAAGATGGGTGGGTTTTAATCAAGCAAATAAAGCGGGTTGGTCTATACGATCACAACAAAAAGGAACAGTAATATATCTTCCTATCAAAAAAATAATAAAAGCTGACGTCAGAGATGGTCAAGGCGTTGCAACAAACACAGAGACTGCTAAAGATAGAATCAGCTATAGACTTACCAGGGTGTTTAATGCCGAACAAATCTCCGGTATTCCTCCTCTAGAAAAGAGCAACACTGTCATCACAGAATTCAAAAACCATAACCCCCTTCCCATTATCGCTCAGAGACTCGGGGTTAGCGTCATCGAAACTTCCTCTGATCTTGCTTACTACTCTCCTCATTTAGATATGATTAAACTACCTCTCTCCCATCAGTTTACCAGTATCTATGGACGAGAGAGTACTTTTGCCCATGAACTAACACATGCCTCGGGAAGCATTCAACGCTTAGCACGTGACCAAACCGGTCAATTTGGGAGTCGCGCTTATTGCATAGAGGAGATTACCGCTGAAATAGGCGCTTTTCTTCTGTGCCGTGAGTTAGAGCTACATTTTACTGCAGTACATCCTGATCAAACCCAAGAGCAACATCTATCCTATACAGCGCACTGGATAGAATTACTAAAAAAAGAGACCGTTAGTATCGAACTTGCCATCAAGCAAGCTTTGGAAGCTACTAAATTTCTTTACCAACAATGGCAAATTGAACAAATGATACAACAATTCCAGACCGTCAACGTGTAA